A window of the Bos indicus x Bos taurus breed Angus x Brahman F1 hybrid chromosome X, Bos_hybrid_MaternalHap_v2.0, whole genome shotgun sequence genome harbors these coding sequences:
- the LOC113887517 gene encoding basic proline-rich protein-like, whose product METTADPSWPPGAIIEGSVFGSSRHPLPPTLYRPDGETGAAASHLRVCGGRSPSPHHPTLRRGKQREFAKAETAGASPSRERAPARPARPRAAPREGPGFHPPVSARPPPPPPPNFAGTCRGAPPPRGRPRPRPWPRPPPARRPPSPVDAGRGERRAEPGVGAAGWGSPRAQPPRELPRPSGGGPASLPPAAPPPEPRHGALRMRRGAGAGLRARSGVVSAAPRAPARAPRRGHAVAHLARDQGHPGGAVHLRHSAHPVRDPLVHLPRCGLRPRHLSAAGPVPRRAEGRPGARHGGRGASRRAPPARPRAPPRGARRPRPLPVTFTTDRTERGLRRDRETLVVLDSSVPPVFQVEDKMP is encoded by the exons Atggagacg ACGGCAGACCCATCCTGGCCTCCCGGAGCCATCATCGAGGGCTCCGTCTTTGGCTCCAGCAGGCACCCTCTGCCCCCCACCTTATACCGTCCTGATGGGGAGACC GGTGCCGCGGCCTCCCATCTCCGGGTCTGCGGCGGGCGCTCCCCCTCACCACATCACCCCACCCTGCGGAGAGGCAAGCAGAGGGAGTTCGCCAAGGCTGAGACCGCGGGCGCGAG CCCCTCCCGCGAGCGCGCCCCCGCGCGCCCCGCACGGCCGCGCGCTGCGCCCCGCGAGGGGCCGGGCTTCCATCCACCTGTCAGTgcgcgcccgccgccgccgccgccgcccaaCTTTGCGGGGACTTGCCGGGGCGCGCCGCCTCCTCGCGGCCGTCCGCGTCCTCGCCCATGGCCGcggcccccgcccgcccgccgcccgcccagCCCGGTGGACGCCGGGCGCGGTGAGCGCAGGGCCGAGCCCGGGGTGGGCGCTGCGGGGTGGGGGTCTCCCCGCGCGCAGCCGCCCCGGGAGCTGCCGCGGCCGAGCGGCGGGGGCCCTGCCTCGCTGCCGCCGGCCGCCCCCCCGCCGGAGCCCCGGCACGGAGCATTGCGGATGCGGCGCGGGGCCGGCGCGGGGCTCCGGGCGCGCTCGGGGGTCGTGAGCGCCGcgccccgcgcccccgcccgcGCGCCCCGCCGGGGCCATGCAGTCGCTCATCTCGCCCGTGACCAAGGCCATCCTGGTGGCGCTGTTCATCTTCGCCATTCTGCTCATCCTGTACGTGATCCTCTGGTACATCTGCCGCGATGTGGACTGCGACCACGGCATCTGAGCGCCGCCGGCCCTGTGCCCCGCCGCGCTGAAGGGCGCCCGGGCGCCCGGCATGGGGGCCGCGGGGCCAGCCGGCGCGCGCCCCCAGCCCGGCCCCGGGCCCCGCCGCGCGgcgcccgccgcccgcgcccccTGCCCGTGACCTTCACGACGGACCGGACGGAGCGG GGCCTCCGAAGGGACAGAGAAACCCTGGTCGTCCTGGACTCTTCCGTTCCTCCTGTCTTCCAAGTAGAAGACAAGATGCCGTGA